GCGAAGGTCGTGCCGATCACGGGGTCACCGCCGATGCCGACGGTGGTGCTCGTGCCCATGCCCGCGTCGTTCAGCAGCTTGGCGGCCTCGTACGTCAGGGTGCCGGAGCGGCTGATCAGGCCGATACGGCCGGGGTTGGCGTAGATCTTGTTCGGCATGATGCCGATCTTGGCTTCCCCGTTCGTGACCAGACCGGGGCAGTTCCCGCCGATCAGACGCACGCCCTCGCCACCCTGGGCGCGGCTCTGCGCGTCGAGCGCCTTGACTTCCTGCACGGCGCGCATCATGTCCACGGTCGGCACGCCTTCCGTGATCAGGACGATCAGGGGCATCCCGGCGTGCGCGGCTTCCAGCACGGCGTCCGCAGCGCCCGCGGGGGGCACGAAGATGATGCTGACGTTCGCGCCGGTCGCGGCCTTGGCCTCCGCGACGCTGTTGAACACGGGCCAGCCTTCGAAGTCGGTG
This region of Deinococcus sp. JMULE3 genomic DNA includes:
- the sucD gene encoding succinate--CoA ligase subunit alpha → MGILVGKDSKVIVQGMTGREGASHSRAMKEFGTQVVAGVTPGKGGTDFEGWPVFNSVAEAKAATGANVSIIFVPPAGAADAVLEAAHAGMPLIVLITEGVPTVDMMRAVQEVKALDAQSRAQGGEGVRLIGGNCPGLVTNGEAKIGIMPNKIYANPGRIGLISRSGTLTYEAAKLLNDAGMGTSTTVGIGGDPVIGTTFADVLPLFEADPDTDAVVVIGEIGGADEEAAAEYIAQNMKKPVVAFISGRSAPKGKRMGHAGAIIMGDVGTPESKLAAFAAANVPVADTMPEIIDLVKQALNK